One window from the genome of Rufibacter tibetensis encodes:
- a CDS encoding TlpA disulfide reductase family protein, with product MTFICRKSLTSFIVLLTLCISTFSTSWAQETATISGKINSPVSDSVLLELYTVPGSYSGVSHTVALSKNGEFTLKAPVTEPMLGELVHGPESIMLFLQPGDNLEVRADADDFISSVKLKGKGFDENNYLLQFERKFEEEEDYQVLPDNIHKREKEFLLFLEERREDQIKFLEKFLKTAQVSDAFKQYAKAQIEFGYANDRLTYVDVRKRVGDLPPQLSPDYYDFLKQVNLNAPGAIRNQAYLDFLNNYFQFRALQEQPNNMERDYYPTLYKLAKKELQGTTREMMLSRILSQTFRFGYVPDADAMYSDFKSEAKSPNFISYINDQYKNFRKVGLGSQAPAFTLLSSTGDSVSLSNYKDKIVYLGFWRTHCGICTVDQQAYKYFAEQLASKDIVLLQVSVGENLADWKKTVAQKKLPGIQLYAPDLSADILKDYDVKSFPAYFIIAPDGSLININARRPGHAEGARDIASAVDHYRKTAQK from the coding sequence ATGACTTTCATTTGCAGAAAATCACTAACTTCCTTTATAGTACTACTCACGTTGTGCATTAGTACTTTTTCAACTTCCTGGGCACAGGAAACGGCCACTATTTCCGGCAAAATAAACAGCCCTGTAAGTGACAGCGTCCTGCTGGAACTGTACACGGTACCTGGCTCCTACTCCGGGGTGTCGCATACCGTGGCTTTGTCCAAGAACGGAGAATTCACCTTGAAAGCCCCGGTAACGGAGCCCATGTTAGGCGAGTTGGTACACGGCCCGGAGTCTATCATGCTGTTTTTGCAACCCGGCGATAATCTGGAGGTTAGGGCAGACGCCGATGATTTCATTTCATCAGTGAAACTGAAGGGGAAAGGCTTTGATGAAAACAATTACCTTCTGCAGTTTGAACGCAAGTTTGAGGAGGAGGAAGATTACCAGGTGTTGCCAGACAACATCCACAAACGTGAAAAAGAGTTTCTACTTTTCCTGGAAGAAAGACGTGAAGACCAGATCAAATTTCTGGAGAAGTTCTTAAAAACGGCGCAAGTGTCTGACGCTTTCAAACAATATGCAAAGGCTCAGATTGAATTTGGATACGCCAACGACCGCCTTACCTATGTAGATGTCCGGAAACGGGTAGGAGATTTGCCGCCCCAGCTTTCTCCTGATTATTATGACTTCCTGAAACAAGTGAACCTTAATGCGCCCGGAGCTATCAGAAACCAGGCTTACCTTGACTTTCTGAACAACTACTTCCAGTTTAGGGCCCTTCAGGAGCAGCCAAACAACATGGAGCGCGATTATTACCCTACGCTCTACAAACTGGCAAAGAAAGAATTACAAGGCACCACGCGTGAAATGATGCTTTCGCGTATCCTGTCCCAGACGTTTCGGTTTGGCTACGTGCCCGATGCAGATGCCATGTACTCTGATTTCAAAAGCGAGGCCAAATCACCTAATTTCATTTCCTACATCAATGACCAGTATAAGAACTTCAGAAAAGTTGGGCTGGGAAGTCAGGCCCCAGCATTTACGCTCTTATCTTCTACTGGTGACAGCGTATCTCTGAGCAACTATAAAGACAAAATTGTGTACCTAGGCTTCTGGCGGACTCATTGCGGCATTTGCACCGTAGATCAGCAAGCCTATAAATACTTCGCGGAACAGTTAGCCTCCAAAGACATTGTCCTGCTGCAGGTGTCTGTAGGCGAGAACCTTGCTGATTGGAAAAAGACGGTGGCCCAGAAAAAGCTACCGGGTATTCAGCTGTATGCCCCAGACCTTTCTGCCGATATTCTGAAAGATTACGACGTTAAATCGTTCCCGGCGTATTTCATCATTGCCCCTGACGGCAGCCTCATCAATATAAATGCCCGCCGCCCTGGCCACGCCGAAGGAGCCCGAGACATAGCCTCTGCGGTTGACCACTACCGCAAGACAGCTCAGAAGTAG
- the radA gene encoding DNA repair protein RadA: protein MAKIRTSYFCQSCGAQSAKWIGRCPACNEWNTYVEEVVSREDVTPTTAWKVGTSSQQVASKPKAINDITYSEQARITTQDAELNRVLGGGIVPGSMVLIGGEPGIGKSTLMLQIALSLGNQRVLYISGEESEQQIKMRAERLGTKHPNCFILTETGTQNIFKQIEQLQPDVLIIDSIQTLHSSFIESGAGSVAQVRECTAELLKFAKESGTPVFLIGHITKEGNLAGPKILEHMVDTVLQFEGDRHMTYRILRTTKNRFGSTSELGIYEMLGTGLREVSNPSEILISQREESFSGITIGGTMEGNRPLLIEVQSLVTPATYGTPQRSTTGFDAKRLNMLLAVLEKRGGFKLGMQDVFLNIAGGLKVEDPALDLAICAALLSSFEDVAIPHTTCFAAEVGLGGEVRAVHRIEQRISEAEKLGFQDIFISKYNKKGVDLSRFNIRIHAASRLEEVFSGLFG from the coding sequence ATGGCTAAAATCAGAACTTCATATTTCTGCCAGAGCTGCGGTGCGCAGTCGGCTAAATGGATAGGCCGGTGCCCGGCTTGTAACGAGTGGAACACCTACGTAGAGGAAGTAGTCTCGCGTGAGGACGTAACACCCACTACCGCCTGGAAAGTGGGCACCAGCAGCCAACAGGTGGCCAGCAAACCCAAAGCCATCAATGACATCACTTACTCTGAGCAGGCCCGCATAACCACTCAGGACGCCGAACTGAACCGCGTGCTGGGCGGCGGCATTGTACCCGGCTCCATGGTTTTGATTGGGGGCGAACCGGGTATTGGCAAGTCTACGCTCATGCTGCAGATTGCCTTGAGCTTGGGCAACCAGCGGGTGTTGTACATCTCTGGCGAAGAAAGCGAACAGCAGATCAAGATGCGGGCCGAACGACTGGGCACCAAGCACCCTAACTGCTTTATCTTAACAGAAACCGGCACCCAGAATATCTTTAAGCAAATAGAGCAACTGCAGCCCGATGTCCTAATCATTGACTCCATCCAGACGCTGCACTCCTCCTTTATAGAGAGCGGGGCGGGCAGTGTGGCCCAGGTGCGGGAGTGTACCGCTGAACTGCTCAAATTTGCGAAGGAGAGTGGCACGCCGGTGTTCCTCATCGGGCACATCACCAAAGAAGGCAATCTGGCCGGACCCAAGATTCTGGAGCACATGGTAGACACCGTGCTACAGTTTGAAGGCGACCGCCACATGACGTACCGCATCCTGCGCACTACCAAAAACCGTTTTGGGTCTACGTCTGAGCTGGGCATTTACGAAATGCTGGGCACTGGTCTGCGCGAGGTGAGCAACCCTTCCGAAATCCTGATCTCGCAGCGTGAAGAATCGTTCAGTGGCATTACCATTGGCGGCACCATGGAAGGCAACCGTCCACTCCTGATTGAGGTGCAGAGTTTGGTGACACCCGCCACCTACGGCACGCCGCAACGCAGCACCACCGGTTTCGATGCCAAGCGCCTGAACATGCTGCTGGCGGTGCTGGAAAAGCGCGGCGGCTTTAAGTTAGGAATGCAAGACGTGTTCCTGAACATTGCCGGCGGCCTGAAAGTGGAAGACCCTGCACTGGACTTAGCCATTTGCGCAGCCTTACTTTCTTCCTTTGAAGATGTGGCCATTCCGCATACCACCTGCTTTGCCGCCGAGGTGGGCTTAGGAGGCGAGGTGCGGGCTGTGCACAGAATTGAGCAACGAATTTCAGAAGCAGAGAAATTGGGTTTTCAGGATATTTTCATTTCTAAGTATAACAAAAAAGGAGTTGATTTAAGCCGATTTAACATAAGAATACATGCGGCAAGTAGATTAGAAGAAGTCTTCAGCGGTTTATTTGGATAA
- a CDS encoding methyltransferase RsmF C-terminal domain-like protein, with amino-acid sequence MSLALPVSFQTRMQTQLGEAYPAFADALAQPSPTSIRVNKAKLALPTSLQPVPWTETGFYLSARPSFTLDPLFHGGAYYVQEASSMFLEQALRQSVDLDQPLAVLDLCGAPGGKSTHIASLLSPESLLVANEVIKPRANILAENIQKWGSGNVVVTNNDPSHIGQLTSFFDVLVVDAPCSGEGMFRKDPDAVNEWSEANVKLCSERQRRILMDVWDALKPGGVLIYSTCTYNREENEENLAWLARQQDAETITLQLQPEWGITETELEGMHGYRFYPHRTQGEGFFLAAVRKTDGEEARTFKKSKRPYLVSASKQEKALVQDWLKEPKAWEFVKHKETLRALPAAWMLELEQLYENLRVVYGGIEVAEVMKNNAKPLPALALSQYVSEDAFPSAEVDFPTALRYLHREDIALEDSANGWVLVQFQGVALGWGKKLQNRVNNHYPKEWRIRMSLDEALKPENVAALFTLGDQ; translated from the coding sequence ATGAGCCTAGCACTTCCTGTTTCCTTCCAGACCCGCATGCAGACGCAGTTGGGTGAGGCCTACCCTGCTTTCGCCGACGCCTTGGCTCAGCCCTCGCCTACCAGCATCAGGGTGAACAAAGCCAAGTTGGCGCTGCCCACCAGTCTGCAGCCAGTGCCTTGGACCGAGACCGGATTTTACCTTTCGGCCCGGCCCAGCTTTACGTTAGATCCATTGTTCCACGGTGGCGCCTATTACGTGCAGGAAGCCAGTTCCATGTTCCTGGAGCAGGCGCTGCGGCAAAGCGTGGACTTGGACCAACCATTGGCGGTGCTGGACTTGTGCGGCGCGCCCGGCGGCAAATCCACCCACATTGCCTCGCTGCTTTCCCCGGAAAGTCTGCTGGTGGCCAATGAAGTGATCAAGCCCAGAGCCAATATCTTGGCTGAAAACATCCAGAAATGGGGCAGTGGCAATGTGGTCGTCACCAATAATGATCCCAGCCACATTGGACAACTCACCAGCTTTTTTGATGTGCTAGTAGTAGACGCGCCCTGCTCCGGCGAAGGCATGTTCCGCAAAGACCCCGATGCCGTAAACGAATGGTCTGAGGCCAACGTGAAACTCTGTTCTGAGCGCCAGCGCCGCATCTTGATGGATGTGTGGGATGCCCTAAAGCCCGGCGGAGTTCTGATCTACAGCACCTGTACCTATAACCGGGAAGAAAACGAAGAGAACCTGGCGTGGCTGGCCCGCCAACAAGACGCCGAGACTATTACCCTGCAACTACAGCCCGAATGGGGTATTACGGAGACCGAACTGGAAGGCATGCACGGCTACCGGTTCTACCCGCACCGCACCCAGGGCGAAGGCTTCTTTCTGGCCGCCGTGCGGAAAACAGACGGCGAAGAAGCCCGCACGTTCAAGAAGAGCAAGCGCCCCTATCTGGTTTCCGCCTCTAAACAAGAAAAAGCCTTGGTGCAGGATTGGCTCAAAGAACCGAAAGCCTGGGAGTTTGTAAAGCACAAAGAAACCCTCCGGGCCCTACCTGCCGCTTGGATGCTGGAGCTGGAGCAGTTGTATGAGAACCTGCGCGTGGTCTACGGGGGCATTGAGGTGGCCGAGGTGATGAAAAACAACGCCAAGCCTTTGCCCGCCCTGGCCCTCTCCCAATATGTTTCAGAAGATGCGTTCCCGAGCGCCGAAGTAGATTTCCCCACCGCCCTGCGCTACCTGCACCGCGAAGACATTGCTTTGGAAGATTCGGCGAATGGCTGGGTGCTGGTGCAGTTTCAAGGAGTAGCCTTGGGCTGGGGCAAAAAACTCCAGAACCGTGTCAACAACCACTATCCCAAAGAGTGGCGCATCAGAATGAGCCTAGATGAGGCGTTGAAACCGGAGAATGTGGCAGCCTTGTTTACGCTGGGAGATCAGTAA
- a CDS encoding class I SAM-dependent rRNA methyltransferase → MANLPSILLHAGKEHSLRRFHPWVFSGAIKKIEGDVQEGDIVAVYTNRREFLGIGHYQPGSIAVRIFSFEEVEPDYAFWKSRVQRAVDYRREQGFLDTPDTDVYRLVFAEGDSLPGLIIDVYGNTAVLQAHNVGMFHVRQHIAQALMEVYDGKLSAVYDKSAETLPGKGTAQGQNGYLIGDTPTPHVVTENGNKFLVDWVTGQKTGFFIDQRENRQLLAHYSQGKTVLNTFCYTGGFSIYALNAGATAVHSVDVSKKAIDLTDQNAALNNGQDRHEAYAVDTFDFLKGKEGLYDLIILDPPAFAKSQKVRHNALMGYKRLNAEAIQKIKPGGIIFTFSCSGVVDKYLFANTVMAAAIEAGRNVKVMHHLSQPADHPISIFHPEGEYLKGLVLYVE, encoded by the coding sequence ATGGCAAATCTTCCTTCAATATTATTACACGCAGGCAAAGAACATTCTCTGAGACGTTTCCACCCTTGGGTTTTCTCGGGGGCTATCAAGAAAATTGAAGGAGACGTGCAGGAAGGGGACATTGTGGCCGTGTACACCAACCGGCGCGAGTTCCTGGGCATCGGGCATTACCAACCGGGCTCTATTGCCGTGCGCATTTTCTCTTTTGAGGAAGTAGAACCAGATTACGCTTTCTGGAAGAGCCGCGTGCAACGGGCCGTAGATTACCGCCGCGAGCAAGGCTTCCTGGACACCCCCGATACCGATGTGTATCGCTTGGTCTTCGCCGAGGGCGATAGTCTGCCCGGCCTGATCATTGACGTGTACGGTAATACCGCCGTGTTACAGGCGCACAACGTAGGAATGTTCCACGTGCGACAACACATTGCGCAGGCGTTGATGGAAGTGTACGACGGCAAACTATCTGCCGTGTATGACAAAAGCGCGGAGACTTTACCGGGCAAAGGCACCGCGCAAGGCCAGAACGGCTACCTGATTGGTGATACCCCCACCCCGCACGTGGTCACTGAAAACGGAAACAAGTTCCTGGTAGATTGGGTGACCGGCCAGAAAACTGGCTTCTTCATTGACCAGCGCGAGAACCGCCAACTGCTGGCGCACTACTCCCAAGGCAAGACTGTCCTGAACACCTTCTGCTACACTGGTGGTTTCTCCATCTACGCACTCAATGCTGGTGCCACCGCCGTGCACTCCGTGGATGTCTCCAAAAAAGCCATTGACCTGACAGACCAGAATGCTGCTTTGAACAACGGCCAGGACCGCCACGAAGCCTATGCGGTAGACACCTTTGATTTCCTGAAAGGCAAGGAAGGGCTATATGACCTCATCATCCTGGATCCACCGGCCTTCGCGAAAAGCCAGAAAGTGCGCCATAACGCCTTGATGGGCTACAAACGCCTGAATGCCGAGGCAATTCAGAAAATTAAGCCTGGCGGCATCATTTTCACCTTCTCCTGCTCTGGTGTGGTAGACAAATACCTGTTCGCCAACACCGTCATGGCCGCCGCCATTGAAGCAGGCCGCAACGTGAAAGTGATGCACCACCTCTCACAACCTGCAGACCACCCCATCAGCATCTTCCATCCGGAAGGTGAATACCTGAAGGGCTTGGTGTTGTACGTGGAATAG
- a CDS encoding dipeptidase has product MPLPIIDLHCDLTGYLAWIPGATTMDVDVIGCAIPHLQAGRVRLQTMAFFTLTEPGSAAFTLKQARLFKEHLLLSKDVFAPICQKDFGNQVLHGERVAIVAAIENASGLCEEEEPLELAFSRLEEIIHLAGPLLYISLTHADQNRFSGGNFTPGVGLKPNGEELLRYLSGRRIAIDLSHTSDAAAYDLLNFIDKQGLDIPVIASHSNFRAVYDAPRNLPQELVQEVIRREGLIGINFLKNFVHPERPEVLLEHIQYGFERAPKAICFGADFFQESGMMVGGESYFHREHRNAAQYSTILQALEQQFSPEHLIALSYGNALQFMQRLWSK; this is encoded by the coding sequence ATGCCTCTGCCCATTATTGACCTGCACTGCGACCTTACTGGTTATTTAGCCTGGATTCCGGGTGCCACCACCATGGATGTAGATGTTATTGGGTGCGCCATCCCGCACCTGCAGGCTGGACGTGTGCGGTTGCAGACCATGGCGTTCTTTACGCTCACTGAGCCGGGCAGCGCCGCGTTTACCCTAAAACAAGCGAGACTTTTCAAAGAGCACCTGCTTCTGAGCAAAGACGTTTTTGCCCCGATTTGCCAAAAAGACTTCGGAAATCAAGTACTGCATGGGGAGCGTGTAGCCATAGTAGCGGCCATTGAAAACGCCTCGGGGCTGTGCGAAGAAGAGGAACCTCTGGAACTGGCTTTCTCCCGACTAGAAGAAATCATCCATTTGGCGGGGCCACTCCTTTATATAAGCCTCACCCATGCCGACCAGAATCGCTTTAGCGGCGGCAACTTCACGCCGGGCGTTGGCTTGAAACCAAATGGCGAAGAATTGCTGCGCTACCTGAGTGGTAGACGCATTGCCATAGATTTGTCCCACACGTCAGACGCGGCTGCCTATGACCTGCTTAACTTCATTGATAAACAAGGGTTAGATATTCCCGTAATCGCCAGTCATTCTAACTTCAGAGCAGTGTATGATGCTCCCAGAAATCTGCCGCAAGAACTGGTGCAGGAAGTGATACGGCGCGAAGGGCTCATTGGCATAAACTTCCTGAAGAACTTTGTGCACCCAGAGCGGCCTGAGGTATTGCTGGAACACATCCAGTATGGTTTTGAGCGCGCCCCCAAAGCCATATGCTTCGGGGCTGATTTCTTTCAAGAGTCTGGTATGATGGTAGGTGGCGAGTCGTATTTCCACAGAGAGCACCGAAACGCGGCGCAGTACTCAACCATCTTACAAGCGCTGGAACAACAGTTTTCGCCGGAGCATCTGATTGCCCTCAGTTACGGAAATGCCTTGCAGTTTATGCAACGGCTTTGGAGTAAATAA